In Carya illinoinensis cultivar Pawnee chromosome 10, C.illinoinensisPawnee_v1, whole genome shotgun sequence, one DNA window encodes the following:
- the LOC122278533 gene encoding myb-related protein Zm1-like, which yields METSDGEKMPARSRTSWSPEEDNKLKAYIKRYGIWNWSQMPQAAGLTRSRKSCRLQWMNYLRPDTKRGNFSQEEKETIVKCHELLGNRTDPLVEDVINQYMIDQDEINFSSSNASEIIQSIWEQPHFSFQDIFMPETDPEFMAPTTARWHQEPMYSDVCYDTGYDFWVD from the exons ATGGAGACTTCGGATGGTGAGAAAATGCCTGCGAGATCAAGAACCTCATGGAGTCCTGAAGAAGACAACAAGCTGAAAGCCTACATTAAGCGATACGGCATTTGGAACTGGAGTCAGATGCCTCAAGCTGCCG gtttgaCACGATCTAGAAAAAGTTGCAGGCTCCAATGGATGAATTACCTTAGGCCTGACACTAAGCGGGGGAACTTCAgccaagaagaaaaagaaactataGTTAAGTGCCATGAACTGCTGGGGAACCG TACTGATCCTCTAGTTGAAGATGTTATAAACCAATACATGATAGATCAGGACGAGATCAATTTTAGTTCTTCCAACGCATCTGAAATAATCCAAAGTATATGGGAGCAGCCACATTTTTCATTTCAGGACATATTCATGCCTGAAACAGACCCTGAATTTATGGCTCCAACTACTGCGAGGTGGCACCAAGAGCCCATGTATTCAGATGTTTGCTATGATACTgggtatgatttttgggtcgaTTAA